TGTCTAATCCAGCCAGCCTAGCCGCCTTGTCTATAAAATCAGCCAATTCTTCACGTTCCATCGTCTCAATAAAGTAACTATTGGCCTCATTCATTTCATTAAACCTAAGCACAACTTCTTCTACAGCCTTCATCATGTGCTCAGAATCTTGCGTTTCTTGTAATGCTATTAATTGGTGCAAATATGTATCCAGGGCTTGATCAGACATGAGTAATCTCTTCTGTAAAAATCTCATCTCCGTGTTTAACCATTCTCTCGTTCCATAGTTTCGTTGGTTTTTCATGAAACAAGTTTTGTAATGTCAATGGAATCAATCCCTTCCATATTTAATAATATCTATATTTTACCTGTAACCAAAATTATGAACAAGCGTTCTCGTCATTCACTTTCACCCTATTCGCTCCATAGCCTTGTCACGTTCTCTAATTCCATCTCGTCAAATTGTAATCGATAAATGTCCGGTTTCTTGGTTTGATTCATAAAATCCAATCCGTAACTCGAATCAAAGTAATTCATCATCAACGTCATTACATGTCCGTGTGTGCCGATCGCCACTTTTTTGCCCTTGTATTCTTCTAAAATCTGTTTCAACACGCCCACTGCTCTATTCTGGCAAACCGTGTTCGACTCGCCCCCTGGCTCTGCATAATCCGGGTCATCGAACATCTTCTTCGAAGCAGGCTCGAACTCTTCATCCGCAATCATATCATCTGAAAAATGTCTTTCCCGCAGATCCTCCATGATCTGAATATCTAATTCTAACGCTGCTGCCACACCCTCTAAGGTCAGAATAGCCCTAGCATAAGGACTTGAGACAATGGAATGTATTCCTTCATTCGTTAATATTTCCGTTATTCGTTCTGCATTCATCTTGCCCTCCAGAGTAAGCCCCCTCGTTCTTTCCGTTCCTTCCGTATACGGTGACTCTGCATGCCTTACCATATAAACGATGGTCTTCATAGGACCCTCCTTGAATTTCTTCTATCAATTTTATGGTCACGATTTAGGTCCTTCAACATATTTTGTTTTTCCGTTCTAAAATCAATTACATGGTGCCACTATATTTTAGATTTTGAATTCAGGATTGATATTCTGCTAGACATTTAATTTACAATAATTTTCAGATATGTGTATAGTAGAAATGAAGCAATATGCTTTTAAAAGAAGTTAAATCTAACGGAGAGGATGAGATCATGTCTTTTTTCAAAAGGAAGGTTGTACTAGTCTCTTTATTCGTATTGGCTATCTCTGCAGTTGCAATCGCTTACGCAAGTGGTCAATCGAAACCGGACGTAAACATTCATAAAGTCGTCAACCTTTCAGCCAACTCTTTAACATTTCATGAAATAGATAAGCTGGATGCGTTCGCTGAACTGGTCGTTATTGGTTATGCCACAGAAGATTTCAGAGATCGAAAGCATGTTATTACTGCATTTGATGATGGGACCATGCAATCCTTTCACACCAATACAAACATCAAGATTGAAAAGATATTGAAGAAACCCAAAGATTTCCCCTCAAATCAGAACGAATTGACAATCATTGAACCCGTTAGTCTGGAAGGAGACGTCAAATATACAGTTGATGACTATGTAGAACTGCAGAAGGGTGATAAAAGTGTGCTCTTCTTGATGAAAAACTCCTTTGGTGATTATGGATTAATCAATGATAACTTAGGTAAATTCAGCCTTGAAGGGATAAGTCAATATAGTTTACCTCAATCCTCCTCTGTACAAGCGTTATCAAGATACGAAGCTTTCCGTGACTCCGTTATGGAGAAGTACCATTTGAATTAAGGTTTTCATCGAACAATGGTGACCTTTGCGGACATAGCTGCCCTATTTAATCTATTGCACTTCTTTATCAAGGCTTACGTCAAATGATGAAGTTATCGATTTTTGTCTAAAATCATTGGGTATCACTTTAATCTCCACGTTTAGATGTATAGATTCAGGCAAATTCATTTGAGTTATATTCTCATAACCGATGAAGTAATAATGCTTTTCGTCCAGTTCTATCAAACCTCCACCTGTTGAGCCAGAAGTTGAAATCAGATTCCCGTCACGATAAAGCTCACAAGCAATGTTATATTCCTCCAAACTGTACCCTTTCACTTCATATCCAACCTTGATTTGATTTTCCGTGTAATCAGCATTTCGTAAACTGATCGCACCACCATCCACCATTTGAGTCTGAATTGCAATATTTGCTTCGGGCATCTCCGGTTTCTTTAATAGATAGCCTACTTTTAGGTACCATATAGCTCCTAATACAACTACAGCAAGTACAATCATAGCAATGATAAGCTTCTTTTCTTTTTTATCCATAATCCTTACTCCTTACATCTGAACACCCTTAAAGTTCTTTCCAAACCTGTGTTTCAAATAATACATTTTCCCTGAGCGATCAACACCCGAAAACTGTCATCCACCCCATTATCCTATAAATATATTGTTAATTTTGTCTCGATCATAATCTAGAATCCAATCGTTATATTCTGTATAGACATCCATTAGCTCTTCCCTTGCTGCTGAAATAACATCGCAACCTCTATCATCATAGATATGAAATACCGTTTTCTTACTTATATTAATGAAATACACCCTATGATAAATCTTTGGCTTAATTCCAACATCATGATTACATATAGCTTTGATTAACTGATTATATTTCAAGTCCTCAACTCTACATTTAGTCCAGTAC
The nucleotide sequence above comes from Paenibacillus sp. W2I17. Encoded proteins:
- a CDS encoding histidine phosphatase family protein; the encoded protein is MKTIVYMVRHAESPYTEGTERTRGLTLEGKMNAERITEILTNEGIHSIVSSPYARAILTLEGVAAALELDIQIMEDLRERHFSDDMIADEEFEPASKKMFDDPDYAEPGGESNTVCQNRAVGVLKQILEEYKGKKVAIGTHGHVMTLMMNYFDSSYGLDFMNQTKKPDIYRLQFDEMELENVTRLWSE